One window of Drosophila busckii strain San Diego stock center, stock number 13000-0081.31 chromosome 3L, ASM1175060v1, whole genome shotgun sequence genomic DNA carries:
- the LOC108598613 gene encoding organic cation transporter protein — protein MTAMDVTPPSGGGGGTAIAMEPTTGKLAEDPQDHTLDAILKHIGQFGRFQLMIFMLICLPMMFHAMFSVTYVFTAGTVVHRCNITECDRPDSRYEEPWTQFSIPKRGNDLDKCTRYGNDKLTNWNHSLNICLAENYDQTSIESCPHDSFIFRDEEVTISNDFGIYCDDEWKLSLVGTINNLGQFFGIPLGGFLADRYGRSFSIALGGILGAVLGIVRSYSPSYVWFLIFEFLDNMTSSTLYSTCFVIGIELVGPRRRVVACSVITIFYAVGEVALAMFAKYFPDWRILLRITYIPSLILLTYFWILPESVRWLLSMGKEERAKAILRRAAKVNKRKLSESALDKLVIANRDKLQQSTESKFPIRLAFSNFKWRIANCSLCWIVHVLVYYGLSLNVVLLDGDKYNNFAYIALVEIPGFFLPLLIMDRIGRRYSLFSLMLLSALCCIGTIFAANHQLLQLILFLVGKLTITASFQVLYFFASEIFPTNLRNSLLSFCSMMGRFGSMLAPQTPLLAKYYTNAPAILFASAAILSGCLSLFFPETTNTTLPTTLEEADAIGIKKKPSKAQDLNVPTTIAAS, from the exons ATGACAGCCATGGATGTGACACCACCcagtggtggcggtggcggcaccGCAATTGCAATGGAGCCAACCACGGGCAAACTCGCTGAAGATCCGCAGGATCATACGCTGGATGCCATACTGAAGCACATTGGCCAATTTGGGCGCTTTCAGTTAATGATCTTCATGCTCATCTGCCTGCCCATGATGTTTCACGCCATGTTCTCCGTAACTTACGTCTTTACGGCCGGCACAGTGGTGCACAG ATGTAACATTACAGAATGTGATAGGCCGGACAGTCGGTATGAGGAGCCGTGGACACAGTTTAGCATACCCAAGCGGGGCAACGATCTGGACAAGTGCACACGCTATGGCAACGACAAGCTGACCAACTGGAATCATTCGCTCAACATTTGCCTAGCTGAGAACTATGACCAAACGTCCATTGAGAGCTGCCCCCACGACAGTTTCATATTCCGCGACGAAGAGGTTACCATTTCCAATGAC TTTGGCATTTACTGCGATGATGAATGGAAATTATCACTTGTGGGCACCATTAATAATCTTGGACAATTCTTTGGCATACCGCTAGGTGGTTTCTTAGCAGACCG TTATGGACGCAGCTTTTCCATTGCCTTGGGCGGCATTTTGGGCGCAGTGCTGGGCATTGTGCGCTCCTACTCACCGAGCTATGTGTGGTTCCTAATCTTTGAGTTCCTGGACAACATGACCAGCAGCACTTTGTACTCCACATGCTTTGTTATTGGCATTGAATTGGTGGGACCTAGGCGGCGTGTTGTCGCCTGCAGCGTCATTACCATCTTCTATGCCGTCGGTGAAGTTGCGCTGGCCATGTTTGCCAAGTACTTCCCGGACTGGCGCATACTGCTGCGCATTACCTATATACCATCCTTGATACTGCTCACCTACTTTTGGATCTTACCCGAGAGCGTGCGCTGGTTGCTCAGCATGGGCAAGGAGGAGCGCGCCAAGGCAATTCTGCGGCGAGCTGCCAAGGTGAACAAGCGCAAGTTGTCGGAGAGTGCGCTGGACAAGCTGGTCATTGCCAATCGggacaagctgcagcagtcgACGGAGAGCAAGTTCCCTATACGTTTAGCCTTCAGCAACTTTAAGTGGCGCATTGCCAACTGCTCGCTCTGCTGGATCGTGCATGTGCTCGTCTACTACGGTCTCAGCCTGAATGTGGTGCTGCTCGATGGCGACAAGTACAATAATTTTGCCTACATAGCGCTCGTCGAGATTCCCGGCTTCTTCTTGCCGCTGCTCATAATGGATCGCATTGGCAGACGCTACTCGCTGTTCTCACTAATGTTGCTCAGCGCTCTCTGCTGCATTGGCACCATCTTTGCCGCCAaccatcagctgctgcagctcataCTGTTCCTGGTGGGCAAACTTACCATTACAGCCAGCTTCCAGGTGCTCTACTTCTTTGCCTCCGAAATCTTTCCCACAAATCTGCGCAACAGTTTGCTCAGCTTTTGCTCTATGATGGGCAGATTCGGATCCATGCTGGCACCACAGACGCCACTGCTG gccAAGTATTATACCAATGCACCCGCCATACTCTTTGCCAGCGCTGCCATATTGAGTGGTTGCCTATCGCTCTTCTTCCCCGAGACCACAAACACCACATTGCCCACCACGCTGGAGGAAGCAGACGCCATAGGCATTAAGAAGAAACCCTCCAAGGCGCAGGACCTAAATGTACCGACTACTATCGCAGCTTCTTAG